A segment of the Aureliella helgolandensis genome:
CTCCACTGCTCATCCTGACAGGATGGGAGCAAGGCTGCCAAGGCGACACAGGCCGCGTCCAAAGCCGGCGGCTTGGAGTCTACTAGGACTTCGAAGTTCGAGTGGCGTTCGATGAGTGTGGCAAAGACTTCGGGAAGGCCCCAGCTGCGAGCCAAGGCGGCTGCCGCATCGGCATGGTCCCAGCCGAACAGCTCGCGTTCGAGTGTCGAAAGTCGAACTTTTTCCAAGGTGCGACGGGCAATGAGGCTCTCGTAGTGCTCGGGGAGTTCTTTCAGGAGCAGCGGAATGGCCATGTCTTGCAGGAGCGCTGCCGCAAACAGGTCCTCGGCATTGGAAAGCTTAATTGCTTTGCCAATATGCCGTGCGAACACAGCGCGACGCAACGAATCTTGCCAAAGCATCTGGAGTTTGAATGGGCCGAACTTGGGGTCTGGCACTAGGCTGAAAACAGCACTCCACAGCGCGAAATTTTTGATCGTCCGGACACCAACCAGGGCCAACGCCTGTTTGATACTCGATATTTCTCGACTGAACCCAAAG
Coding sequences within it:
- a CDS encoding HDOD domain-containing protein, which gives rise to MTSETTVRPELKLNITEILESAQLPALPQTAIALLELSQDASNGPQEFARPIEADPGLMGQILKFVNSSYFGFSREISSIKQALALVGVRTIKNFALWSAVFSLVPDPKFGPFKLQMLWQDSLRRAVFARHIGKAIKLSNAEDLFAAALLQDMAIPLLLKELPEHYESLIARRTLEKVRLSTLERELFGWDHADAAAALARSWGLPEVFATLIERHSNFEVLVDSKPPALDAACVALAALLPSCQDEQWSEHPEFLRGLKRLSASSYDSLRTIIADTDKVFAEFAPVMKLPVPDRSLSDWLDV